In Juglans regia cultivar Chandler chromosome 13, Walnut 2.0, whole genome shotgun sequence, the DNA window GTTTCAATTGAAGATCAAAATATGGAGCAtgagtgagatgagttaagaatgatgtattaagcatagaaggtttatatgagtattgaggatttttatttaGTATGCTTTTTGTGTTTTGACGATGTTATTTGTTgagagattgatgtttatattaagacattgtattattttagaataattatactggagtaattgatgtgaattaatgagtattatgtgcgatagagaaaaattggaGTATGTATTGTGtggttggagttgattatcaggtaacatgagttaactctccagaccctcagGGATGGGACGTTACAAATATCTTGTGCTGATAGGCTTCCATCGAACTCCTTCAAATTCACCAGGTTTCTATCAAACATCCACAACCTTCCCTTTAAAACCTTTAccttatcttttccttttataatagagcttttaattttagaattctgttaaaattgaaaagttgtCTACTATTTGTAAACATACGCCTCAAGTGCTTTTAAAAAGTTAGTTACGGTAGAGTTTCTATTATCTTTAGGTGTTTCTCATTAAAAGTTTCAATTTggtgtttttaaaaaaagtggattttcagcttttttaagtgagtttttataaatttacccAACATATCATTTCTTCTATAAAAGTGATTTAGATTGATAAAAGAACTTTTTAACCTTCTACAGGTACTAAATTAATCTATCATGATCTATTGCGATTCGaaacaattttcaaaaaagCATATCCCTTATATGCAGctgtaacacccagacccaaatttgttttttggactatggatttttttttttttttttttgagcttgatattttggGTTTTTATATTACgaacttgagtagtgatttttttctttttatttggagtttttggccgtttatttttaactttggaAAAACTTTCGTTATATGAATATGTTCCTCACACGCAAGACTCTAGCATTCCCACGCACCTACGCTTCTCTTCTCCTCAGCTTtagggttttgtattttttttttttggtgtttccAATCACCCACgtattcacacgttaacttcagTTCACACACGTTTCCATTTGCGACAACCGCTCACATATATAGACAAAACTCGTACGTCGATGATGGAAGTGATCTCTAACCTATACTAGAGTCCCACTACACCATCCAGAACTCAAGCCGCCTCCCCATTTAGTATCGACACAACCCGTGCATGCACAATATCGCCTTGGATCGCAGCTCCACTTCGCCGTTGGCCCCTTCTCAACCACCGTGGTACAActcccactgcccagccacccTGTCTCCTCCTCAGTCAAACAAACACCGAAGATGCCTCTATTTTAGTCCCCGAAAACAGAGCAGGTTTCTCTGCTTGCCGCCGTTTGACACAGGCCAGTCGTGCAGTACCACCAGCCACTGCCACGCCCCTTCCTCGGCCAGGCCACCACAAGCCGCCAGTTCCGTCCATTGACCCATATCCCTCAGCCATTCAATACAAAAGCGCAACCTTACCAAAGTCGAAGGACCTCTATTTTTGCTTCCTGAAACAAAGCCACCCTTGCAGCTATCCCCAGCACTTTCTCGCTGCCATCAACCAAGGCAAGTGTATACAGAAATTGCCGACAAGGACTTCCCGTCACCCCAGTCCGCCGCAAGCCGCCTCGGGCCCCAGTAAGCACAcgccatttcttttatttttgttttcctcttttctctcggtctctctccatctctccctCACCGTGTGTTTCTCtcgttcatctctctctccctctctatcattttttcaacTGCTCAAGCGCCGCACCCACCACCGCCAACCTCAGCTAACTCCGAGCGCTGTTGCACGTTCCCTTCCTTCTCGGTGAATCCCTGCCAccgctctttttcttttattcatgtGTATGTTCATcactagtttttcttctttaggtgtatttttatttacatatatatatgcacgtatatatatatatatatatatatatatatgtaaagttttaaTGGGTACATACAAgtttttaacctaatatatatagatataagtatatatatggaaggttctcagttttaacctaatgttttTCGAGTGAgaagtctttatttttttttgggtttatttaaATGGGaattttgctttaagtttcaataaatattatattgtgttttgataatattgttagttacaggaagtaaacctatttctcttaagagatgaatttttcatgacttactttatggaaattttagtaatcaatgtattctttttatttataaaatattgttggtattttagatattttgaatattaacttttattgagttctataattattataatacatattaaataaattttcttcttcaatacgAATTTGAGTAAGTGGATATTAATGATCtcagaaaatgatggtatttttaggttatgaggattttttaggtattgaaggattaaaacagcttattttagaagcttaggattaaatatcgtaatgtgtgattaattggaaatttacgagaattacgtgattattttataggtgacgattaataattgttcggcattttgaggaaattcctaaaaagctaaaaagtccaggtaagcggggttcatatactagttttgcataaaagaaatgaaatgaggttgactttgaaaatattcatgtttatttttgaaaataaatctaaaaacgacctcagatatttgttctgcatatgcataaattctataagagaaagtattttctgtcatgactggtgtagacatgagctagttttgtgcattctgtttctgaactatacaaaaagagcgaatatgaaagtctaAAAGTGTTTGctttgaataaatgaagatgttctggtgtctgtttatttcgaacacgtgaaatgatctgaagcttttcagtattttgttttgatatgatgtgtcatctgaaaaaccttgACATGAAGTTATGaatctgtatctgaatgtgatctgtttccgatgatgttctgttttgtttctattaaggcctagccacgggtataatggttgtttataaccctaccactaggatgaaacatggtatacggcccagccacgggtataatggtggtttataaccctaccacggggggtgaaacatggtatacagcccagccacgggtataatggtggtttataaccctaccacgggagttaaacatggtatttatcccgatgtgatgctatgagatgatatgactATAAtgttttcagtttggatatgccaatggattttctttttgggaacaaggtTGTTTATCTGAAaatttcactctgatattttgtaccaagtttggTTTATgcgttttgaaaataatttatgttgtttctgcattctgaaagtaaatgttttgttctgcttatcaaatgttataaatgctcatgtttacatgctagtatatgctctctgcttgctgagtttttgataacttaccccttaattttcataatatttcagatgacattgatggttcagctgaggatatcaagattatgaggcattgggtgagatgatttaagtatagtggtttaagcataggaagttttttatgagtattgtcgatttttattaagaaatttttattatgttttgatgacttggcattttggaaaattggttatattgagaaaattagattgaatcgaatttttctatatgatattgggaatttggagactatttttatattgttgaaatgtgagtttaagtgttaggaagtaactctccgacctgTGCGGGACCGGAGCGTTACAGTAGGAGCAAGAGTACATGATAAGATTGAAGTAgaacaccatatatatatatagagagagtttTAAAGGATCGAGTTTGATCCTCTACCGTATGAATGAAATGTGTTTCCTaggcatcatatatatacacaaagtaCTTGTCCACCACCTTTGGCTTACGGACCAATAGTGTCATGCACCTCATCCACATGATAAATTTTTGGTATTTTGCAcgcgaagagagagagagagagagagttgtccAACAAAATTAGCACCTCCAAACCAAACTCGTGGAAGAAAATGTTCCATTTCCAGGCCAAACCCTTACTGGCCCAGCCTCGTATATAATAATTGCCCATAAAAGTTAGTGGAAAAACTCAGGTTGCATATTTTATTGTCTCCCCTATAATTGATAAAAACTACAAATCCGTACGTCACCACCAACGGATATCTCTCTCTTTAAATTCCAATCTGCATCCACcagcagaaaagaaaatagagccCCAAACCCTATTAAGAATATATTTCCAGTACTACCGGATCAGCTAGAGAAATAATTATGGCCGAAGAATGCACAGACAGCTCGGTTGGTACCTCCACCTCTACGCCACCCAACTGGTGGCCGGATCTCCATGGGAACTCTCTTTCTTCATGGAATAATTTATGGCACAATCAAAACCCTAACTCCAACTCATCCTGTGAGGAGGATGTTTCCATCTCTACTTCATTTACTAACGCCTCCAATCACTCAGGCTTGACTGTTGAATCATCTCGCCGACTTGTTGAGACTACTTCATCCAACGAGTTGATTGTAGAACATGCCTCTGAAAATAATCTTTGGAGCCATGTTCTTTTGTAAGTACTTCTACTGAACCACTTCTAcgtacatattttatttaagtacagCACCTGAAAATGTTTGTCTAAAAATAAAGGATTCATGTACTTTGTGATCGGAACGACTACCTATGTTGATGCTTCTTTGATGTTCTTTTTTGAGTGGAAAGAAGAATCTTTtagcaaaagaaagagagaaaaaagctCTCTATTAATGGGTAGGTTCACATATTGATGATATGTACGTAGAATTACTAAAGCTATAGTGGAGTGTGACGCGTTCATTAGGTTTAGGTTTTAATTCCTCTGGTGAAAGAGCTCTAACTTTTTAGATTGATTAACACTGCAGAAGTGTTGGAACCAATGGAGAATTGCAAAACAATCAAGACGCGGAAGGGAACTTTGACGATGCATTATCATCCAAAAGCTTATCAACTGGGATGTTTGAACCTGCCTGCGACTACTTGAGGAAATTGGACAACAGCTGGGAATTCACAGATCATTCTACATCTTTCAACAATTTCGATAAGCATATAAATGGTTTTAGTGACTCCGTTCTTTGTAATGAAAGGTTGACGAAGTTGTCTGATCTAGTCAGCACTTGGTCTATTGCCCCTCCAGACCCAGATCATGTCAAACGCCGATTTGACCCCCAAGCTTGCAATATATCGTTGAGTCCTTCAATGGATTGCTACTCACATCTTGATCAGCCATGTGATGATCATATGAAGCAAACATTCGTTGATTCTACATCAAGTTACTTGAAAACAAGTGCTATAAATTCCGGTTTATTTCCAAGTACTTATGGTCATGATCTGAAACTTGAGAATGAACGTCATGATCAGAGTGAAACCCCGCTAACTTTATTACGAAGGTCATTCAACAGTAATGAGGTTGGATATCAAATAGGCCTCGACAACTCGTTTTTGGTAGATAAAACCAGATATTACAACGGGATGCCTGTTAATTCTTCTTCAGGCACCCGTATAAGAAGCTTTGCAGACGTTATCTCCTTTAGTAATCGTGTAGGCAAGCAAGGGCTCCAAACAGCTTCTTCCCTGCAGGTACCCTTTTTTATAGCccatacattaatattatatatatatatatatatgtatgtatgtatgtgtgtgtgtgtatagggTGTTCACATGCATGACTCTTGATCCAAGCAAGGGCTTTTTTACTATAATCTGTTCTtcatctcaaaacttttcaGTTGACAGACTCAACTTGCTCCATGAAGAGAGTTAATATTGGAAAAGGACAGACAACAAgtgaaggaaaaaggaaaaagtctgAAGATGGTTCAGGGTCCGGCCTGAAGAAACCAAAGCATGAGTGTGCTACAGCTTCATCTGCAAAGGTTATAATTAATGAAAacgttattattttatgtgaaatagAAAGACTCCATTATTGTTTATATGTATGGATCTTCTTTTACGTTTTTAATTGATGCAGACCCCAAAAGTCAAGCTTGGAGAGAGAATCACGACCCTTCAGCAAATTGTGTCACCTTTTGGAAAGGTTGATAATTAACTTGACGAGCTGCTAAAACAGTGCATGACTTCGTTTGCTTTCAATCCTTCTTTGTTCCTTGATGTGTCTCCATTTTTAAAACGTCACAGTTCTTATTAATGtaaatttcattaatgaacT includes these proteins:
- the LOC109006438 gene encoding transcription factor bHLH111, producing the protein MAEECTDSSVGTSTSTPPNWWPDLHGNSLSSWNNLWHNQNPNSNSSCEEDVSISTSFTNASNHSGLTVESSRRLVETTSSNELIVEHASENNLWSHVLLSVGTNGELQNNQDAEGNFDDALSSKSLSTGMFEPACDYLRKLDNSWEFTDHSTSFNNFDKHINGFSDSVLCNERLTKLSDLVSTWSIAPPDPDHVKRRFDPQACNISLSPSMDCYSHLDQPCDDHMKQTFVDSTSSYLKTSAINSGLFPSTYGHDLKLENERHDQSETPLTLLRRSFNSNEVGYQIGLDNSFLVDKTRYYNGMPVNSSSGTRIRSFADVISFSNRVGKQGLQTASSLQLTDSTCSMKRVNIGKGQTTSEGKRKKSEDGSGSGLKKPKHECATASSAKTPKVKLGERITTLQQIVSPFGKTDTASVLFEAIQYIKFLQEQVQLLSNPYLKTSLHVKDPWGGRFDRKEKGDTKPDLRSRGLCLVPISCTPQIYRENTGSDYWSTPTYRGCLYG